One stretch of Candidatus Zixiibacteriota bacterium DNA includes these proteins:
- a CDS encoding LapA family protein → MWAVRYLLLLILIVLILGFAILNSSQRVFINLPTRLIPDVPLTVVMLSAFCVGILVSFILTVAQTMKMSSDVRASRRKVHQLEMELAALRNRSLEDVDTLDESEVRQE, encoded by the coding sequence GTTAGATACTTGCTGCTGTTGATTCTGATAGTGCTGATCCTGGGCTTCGCGATTTTGAATTCATCTCAGAGGGTGTTTATCAATCTCCCGACTCGTCTGATTCCGGATGTGCCGCTGACGGTCGTGATGTTGAGTGCCTTCTGCGTCGGAATTCTGGTCAGCTTCATTTTGACAGTGGCGCAGACGATGAAGATGTCGAGTGATGTGCGGGCAAGTCGCAGGAAAGTACACCAATTGGAAATGGAACTTGCGGCACTGAGAAACCGCTCGCTTGAAGACGTTGACACGCTTGATGAAAGTGAGGTCAGGCAGGAATGA